The nucleotide sequence GGATACTATTGGGTCCGTCGCAGAGGGCCTTGTCCGGGTCAGGATGCACCTCCATAAAGAGACCGTCAATACCAGCAGCTATAGCAGCCCTGCTCAAAGTCGGGATAAACTCCCGTTGCCCTCCAGAACTCCCGCCCATTCCGCCAGGCAGTTGTACCGAGTGGGTGGCATCAAAAATGACGGGGCAGCCGAGAGAGCGCATCACAGGCAGGGAGCGCATATCCACCACCAGATTATTATACCCGAAGCTTGCGCCCCGTTCTGTGAGGAGAATCCGATCACAGCCAACAGCGCGCAGTTTGTCCACAGCGTGCTTCATATCCCAGGGGGAGGCAAACTGCCCTTTTTTCAGATTCACGGTCTTGCCGGTTCTCGCTGCTGCGACCAGGAGATCGGTCTGACGACAAAGAAAAGCCGGGATCTGAATAATATCCAAGGCGTCTCCGGCAAGATCCATCTGGCTGGTTTCATGAACATCTGACACCACAGGAACGCCTACTTCCTGGCGAATACGATCAAGCTGACGCAGGCCGTTTCGAAGGCCTGGCCCCCGGAATGAATCCAAGGAGGTACGGTTGGCCTTATCAAAGGAAGCCTTGAACACATAGGAAATTCCCAGGCGTTCACAGATCTCCTTCATTTCCTTGGCAACCCGCCAGCCCAGCTCACCAGATTCCAAGGCGCAGGGACCAGCCAGAAGCAGAAGAGGGTGCTCTGGTCCAACAGAAACGC is from Candidatus Electrothrix sp. GW3-4 and encodes:
- the kdsA gene encoding 3-deoxy-8-phosphooctulonate synthase, with amino-acid sequence MKSFEISTLPGGKSVSVGPEHPLLLLAGPCALESGELGWRVAKEMKEICERLGISYVFKASFDKANRTSLDSFRGPGLRNGLRQLDRIRQEVGVPVVSDVHETSQMDLAGDALDIIQIPAFLCRQTDLLVAAARTGKTVNLKKGQFASPWDMKHAVDKLRAVGCDRILLTERGASFGYNNLVVDMRSLPVMRSLGCPVIFDATHSVQLPGGMGGSSGGQREFIPTLSRAAIAAGIDGLFMEVHPDPDKALCDGPNSIPLNEVEALLEQLLAIRETVQKVTNG